From Desulfovibrio oxyclinae DSM 11498, the proteins below share one genomic window:
- the thiE gene encoding thiamine phosphate synthase, protein MREVDYGVYLVTDRNLCLGRPLMDVVLEAVSGGAGIVQLREKDADTREFVELACAMKAELEGRDVPLLINDRIDVALACGADGVHIGQSDMPYELARRMLGPDAIIGLSVETMEQVYEAEALDVDYLGVSPIFATGTKTDTGRPWGLDGLKEIRSRSRHPLVGIGALGVHNVAEAIRAGADGVAVVSALCSAPSPHEAARELARAVRQARRSL, encoded by the coding sequence ATGCGCGAGGTTGATTACGGCGTTTATCTCGTCACCGACCGGAACTTGTGCCTTGGCAGACCACTCATGGACGTGGTGCTTGAGGCCGTTTCCGGCGGTGCCGGGATAGTGCAGTTGCGGGAGAAGGACGCGGACACCCGTGAATTCGTCGAACTCGCCTGCGCAATGAAGGCTGAACTTGAAGGGCGGGATGTGCCCCTTCTTATAAATGACCGCATCGATGTTGCATTGGCCTGCGGGGCGGATGGCGTTCACATCGGACAGAGCGATATGCCGTATGAACTCGCTCGCCGTATGCTGGGCCCCGATGCCATCATAGGCTTGTCCGTGGAAACCATGGAGCAGGTTTACGAGGCCGAAGCACTGGATGTGGATTATCTCGGCGTGAGTCCGATTTTCGCCACGGGTACAAAAACCGACACCGGCAGACCGTGGGGGCTGGACGGGTTGAAGGAAATCCGCTCACGCTCTCGGCATCCTCTTGTGGGCATAGGTGCACTTGGCGTTCACAATGTCGCAGAAGCCATCCGTGCGGGGGCGGACGGGGTGGCGGTTGTTTCCGCACTTTGTTCGGCTCCTTCGCCGCATGAGGCGGCCAGAGAACTGGCACGAGCTGTGAGGCAGGCCCGTCGTTCTCTCTGA
- a CDS encoding Fur family transcriptional regulator — protein MKTPQEAFTQYLSDENLKMTPQRGLILECILEQTQHLSPEEIYDKVRKRDSSVGQATVYRTLKLLAEAGIIESLDFADGVARYEVAWGKEHHDHLICEACGKNIEIMDPMIEKRQETIAEEHGFKLSHHKMYLYGLCPDCRGKR, from the coding sequence ATGAAAACGCCACAAGAAGCCTTCACGCAATATCTCAGTGACGAGAATCTCAAAATGACCCCGCAACGCGGACTCATTCTTGAGTGCATTCTGGAGCAGACGCAGCACCTCTCCCCCGAGGAGATTTACGACAAGGTGCGCAAACGTGACAGCTCCGTGGGACAGGCCACCGTCTACCGCACGCTCAAGCTGCTGGCCGAAGCAGGCATCATCGAATCACTCGACTTCGCCGACGGTGTCGCCCGCTACGAAGTGGCCTGGGGCAAAGAACACCACGACCACCTCATCTGCGAAGCCTGCGGCAAGAATATCGAAATCATGGATCCCATGATTGAAAAGCGGCAGGAAACCATCGCGGAGGAGCACGGTTTCAAGCTCTCGCACCACAAAATGTATCTCTACGGCCTCTGCCCCGACTGCCGGGGTAAACGCTAA
- a CDS encoding PilZ domain-containing protein, translating to MFDPVMQLDYLRDVQQTFAHGSGRYDLFEVFFTILKYVVPVVTVVAAWRYRSYLQYLFMAFVSRVVHGPRHTDIEKYLTAKGVMLEVHFLDPSGIGPMLCHARISSVFSGRLDMDLIQVRPTARNLKGQQVICLCKPFSYKGEKYNSFVSHIAYAGRKGGALRKLVLLAPVRYRFTIRRKHTRQRVTRQDMFRIKAWDGRKRSNFWQQRPDIQTLTQSTRNPHKMQLRVGNISPGGIRLYVDNPKQSELPPLKEGYTLVLRISIRQPKTKKFVYFTVLGTIRSRFRGKGGSVGLGIQFTAMAEKNAGEGTGYSWRTIKEEVGPLARLLADLRSSK from the coding sequence ATGTTTGATCCCGTGATGCAGCTCGACTACCTGCGAGACGTTCAGCAGACGTTTGCGCACGGTTCGGGAAGATATGACCTGTTCGAGGTCTTTTTCACCATCCTAAAATACGTGGTGCCTGTGGTCACGGTTGTCGCTGCGTGGCGGTATCGCAGTTATCTGCAATACCTTTTTATGGCTTTTGTCTCCCGCGTCGTTCACGGCCCTCGTCACACCGACATCGAAAAATATCTGACCGCAAAGGGCGTGATGCTGGAAGTCCATTTTCTGGACCCCAGCGGAATCGGTCCGATGCTGTGCCACGCTCGGATATCCTCGGTTTTTTCCGGAAGACTGGACATGGACCTGATTCAGGTGCGTCCAACTGCGCGGAATCTGAAAGGACAGCAGGTCATCTGCCTTTGCAAACCGTTTTCCTACAAGGGTGAAAAATACAATTCTTTCGTGAGTCACATTGCCTATGCCGGGCGCAAAGGCGGGGCGTTGCGTAAGTTGGTGCTCCTTGCCCCGGTCCGCTACCGCTTCACGATCCGTCGAAAGCATACCCGGCAGCGGGTAACGCGGCAGGACATGTTCCGCATCAAGGCATGGGACGGCAGGAAGCGTTCGAATTTCTGGCAACAGCGCCCGGACATCCAGACACTCACGCAGAGCACGCGCAATCCGCACAAGATGCAGTTGCGCGTCGGCAACATCTCTCCGGGCGGCATACGCCTTTATGTGGACAATCCGAAGCAGAGCGAACTGCCACCGCTCAAGGAAGGGTATACGCTGGTCCTGCGCATCAGCATTCGCCAGCCAAAGACGAAGAAATTCGTTTACTTCACGGTACTGGGGACGATTCGCAGTCGCTTCAGGGGCAAAGGTGGGAGTGTCGGTCTCGGAATTCAGTTCACCGCCATGGCGGAGAAAAACGCGGGTGAGGGCACCGGGTATTCATGGCGGACCATCAAGGAAGAGGTCGGCCCTCTGGCCCGCTTGTTGGCGGACCTGCGAAGCAGCAAGTAG